Proteins encoded in a region of the Oscarella lobularis chromosome 17, ooOscLobu1.1, whole genome shotgun sequence genome:
- the LOC136197426 gene encoding focal adhesion kinase 1-like isoform X1 has protein sequence MAASGGGRTHLKIYLINGSIRSIKCTDRVEMQDIVRLVVSRINADANVVAKHFAIQMIHEESGEAYWLAFNLTLGDVRQRYESAHPQDDWKYVLRIRFLPRSVHELIQKDPATFQYYYDQVKHDFMNSNVDVADADLAIQLGCLEMRRFFKHMPQVALTKKSNFDFLEREVGFNKFIPQSILEVAKSRKLKSSILSFFKQFASLDEDSCMNRYYELLSKNRRIDVDKFDCEVGTGVHIPVTIFVGNQGISYITDSSSSESHVVNFHQILEINILPLDAKRTAVYLHCDVDMEPVIITCKSAKTAYEVATLIDGYSRLYANKKSSIFKPIDPEAMPRRTSLAFSSITSTAVSSAASGAGSGSAGHVNASPPPLPVTVRPKLPLVPGGQLARQSYYLTEAGDYAEVLFSDDRPGQEYQWSVERERVVLGEKVGEGQFGDVHRGTMDGREVAVKTCKESASSEEMSKFLEEATTMEKFSHPHIIQLVGVVTEKPVFIIMEFAYLGELRSYLLSEGMKIIQPMLISYCYQISSALSYLESKKFVHRDIAARNILISTPDTVKLADFGLSRWVEENHYYKASKGKLPIKWMAPESINFRRFSSASDVWMFGVCAWEIMSRGTKPFFGVKNNDVIGKIEDGERLPLPTDCPATLYRLMNDCWSYEASNRPSFADVKRRIGALLDDSKKQNSGSEKRHDSRRLAREPSGGALKPVKPPRSGPSSRATIARTAFSPPTSLDDNLNNDDSPRQRQRSFTLGSLNPMIRTRSDGVALTMGGDPNAHRKLSSPDVPRRNRSGGGGGGGSGNHAAHYDVPSQLLAEMGSRPLRRPVSMSDTGLFQEGVAVSAGAVHGSVSSESIRSRASNSSLFSTESADGDGLTNEERRQRKREMMYVQQLKEKEEREAALRVQQEQSNEDSKWLLSQNRLSSYPISSQLAAQQAEEALASRRAAGDEVSTHFIRALLRTLTHTRKIEESAAAIPSWLNRSSNSPSPTNESPLPERRTSGISGLLSNAIRATEDAEKILERSESPPKTSGSSSPPEGSDIDSIVGLSTDVIRSVVSLSADIQSATFSTFLQHAKTIGNHVRNLLEVVHQHLLTIPNEKHQEIQLAHSVVVSDMTNLVDAIKSAVSNSHTTAAVEYGKAVLRPAHSLAQDTKTLLSAVQRASELA, from the exons ATGGCTGCATCCGGCGGCGGGCGAACGCATCTTAAAATCTATCTCATCAATGGAAGCATTCGCTCGATCAAGTGCACGGATCGCGTAGAAATGCAG GACATCGTTCGATTGGTCGTGTCGCGCATCAATGCCGACGCGAATGTCGTCGCCAAGCATTTCGCTATTCAAATGATTcacgaagaaagcggcgaagCCTACTGGCTCGCTTTTAACCTCACTctcggtgacgtcagacagCGCTACGAATCTGCGCATCCTCAGGACGACTGGAA ATACGTACTCAggattcgatttcttccgCGATCCGTTCACGAACTCATACAGAAGGATCCGGCGACGTTTCAGTACTACTACGACCAG GTGAAACACGATTTCATGaattcgaacgtcgacgttgccgaCGCCGATCTCGCAATTCAACTCGGCTGTCTTGAAATGAG GCGATTTTTCAAACACATGCCTCAAGTAGCGctgacgaaaaaatcaaatttcgACTTTTTAGA GAGAGAAGTGGGCTTCAATAAATTTATTCCACAATCAATATTAGAAGTAGCCAAA AGtcgaaaattgaaaagcagcattttgtcatttttcaAACAATTTGCTTCACTCGACGAAGACAGCTGCATGAATCGCTACTACGAACTCCTCTCCAAAAaccgacgaatcgacgtcgacaaattCGACTGCGAAGTTGGA ACTGGGGTTCACATACCTGTGACGATTTTTGTTGGGAATCAGGGAATTAGCTACATAACGGACAGCAGTTCATCT GAGTCTCACGTTGTGAATTTTCATCAAATTCTCGAAATCAATATTCTTCCTTTGGATGCGAAAAGAACGGCTGTCTATCTTCACTGTGACGTCGATATGGAG CCTGTGATTATCACGTGCAAgtcggcgaaaacggcgtACGAAGTAGCGACGCTTATCGACGGATATTCGCGTCTCTATGCCAACAAGAAGAGTTCAATATTCAAACCTATTG ACCCGGAAGCAATGCCACGACGAACAAG tctTGCCTTTTCTTCAATAACTTCCACTGCTGTGAGCAGTGCTGCGAGCGGAGCCGGAAGCGGAAGCGCTGGTCACGTGAACGCTAGTCCGCCTCCGCTGCCTGTTACCGTTCGGCCGAAATTGCCACTCGTACCCGGCGGTCAACTTGCGCGTCAATCCTATTATTTAactg AAGCAGGTGACTATGCTGAAGTTCTCTTCTCTGATGATCGGCCTGGGCAAG AATATCAATGGTCTGTTGAGAGGGAGCGCGTTGTTCTTGGCGAGAAAGTGGGCGAAGGTCAATTCGGTGACGTTCATCGCGGAACCATG GATGGCCGAGAAGTGGCGGTGAAAACGTGCAAggagtcggcgtcgtcggaaGAAATGAGCAAGTTTCTTGAAGAAGCGA CAACCATGGAAAAATTCAGTCATCCTCATATAATTCAATTGGTTGGCGTGGTGACGGAGAAACCCGTATTTATAATTATGGAATTTGCGTATCTTGGCgaa tTGAGATCCTATTTGCTCAGCGAAGGAATGAAAATTATTCAACCGATGTTGATTAGTTATTGCTATCAAATCAGCTCGGCTCTATCCTATCTCGAGAGCAAGAAATTCGTTCACag AGACATTGCGGCGAGAAATATTCTCATATCAACCCCGGATACAGTCAAATTGGCCGATTTTGGGCTCTCACGTTGGGTTGAGGAAAATCATTATTATAAGGCTTCAAAGGGGAAGTTGCCAATTAAGTGGATGGCACCGGAATCCATtaattttcgtcgattttcgtcagcTAGTGACGTGTGGATGTTTG gtgTTTGTGCTTGGGAGATTATGTCGCGCGGTACGAAGCCTTTTTTTGGCGTCAagaacaatgacgtcattgggaAGATTGAAGACGGGGAGCGGTTGCCATTGCCAACCGATTGCCCGGCGACTTTGTATCGATTGATGAACGATTGCTGGTCCTACGAAGCGTCAAATCGGCCCTCctttgctgacgtcaaaaggagGATAGG TGCTCTATTGGATGATTCTAAGAAGCAGAATAGTGGCAGTGAGAAGAGGCACGATTCTCGAAGACTAGCAA GAGAACCGTCCGGCGGCGCACTCAAACCCGTTAAA CCGCCGCGTTCCGGGCCTTCCAGCCGCGCAACGATCGCTCGCACCGCCTTCAGTCCCCCaacgtcgctcgacgacaaTTTGAACAACGACGATAGTCCGCGCCAACGCCAACGATCCTTCACATTGGGATCTCTAAATCCGATGATTCGAACGCGTTCGGACGGCGTCGCTCTCACGATGGGCGGCGATCCGAACGCACATCGAAAATTGTCGAGTCCCGACGTGCCGAGACGTAATcgcagcggcggcgggggcgggggcggaaGCGGGAATCACGCCGCTCACTACGACGTTCCCAGTCAACTTCTCGCCGAAATGGGATCGAGGCCACTTCGTCGACCCGTTTCTATGTCCGATACG GGTCTTTTTCAAGAGGGCGTGGCTGTTTCTGCTGGTGCCGTTCATGGAAGCGTTTCGTCCGAGTCCATACGAAGTCGCGCTTCGAATAGTTCGCTTTTTTCTACGGAATcggccgacggcgacggtctaacgaacgaagaacgtcgtcagAGAAAACGCGAAATGATG tacGTTCAGCagctgaaagaaaaggaggagcGCGAAGCGGCGTTGCGCGTGCAACAGGAGCAATCGAACGAGGACAGCAAGTGGCTTCTCTCGCAGAATCGACTCTCAAGTTACCCCATATCGTCTCAACTCGCCGCACAGCAAGCTGAAGAAGCGCTAGCCAGCCGTCGAGCCGCCGGCGATGAGGTAAGCACGCATTTCATACGTGCACTTTTACGCACACTTACGCACACACGAAAGATCGAAgagtcggcggcggcgattcccTCGTGGCTcaatcgatcgtcgaattcgccttcgccgacgaatgAGAGTCCCCTTCCCGAACGACGTACCAGCGGCATAAGCGGTCTCCTTAGCAACGCCATTAGGGCGACcgaagacgccgaaaaaattctcgaaCGTTCCGAATCGCCACCGAAAACC TCCGGATCGTCGAGTCCTCCTGAGGGCTCCGATATCGATTCTATCGTCGGCTTATCGACCGATGTGATACGATCTGTCGTTAGTCTAAGCGCCGATATACaatcggcgacgttttcgaccTTTTTGCAGCACGCAAAA ACGATTGGCAATCACGTGAGAAATCTTCTCGAAGTCGTGCACCAGCATTTGCTAACGATTCCTAATGAGAAACACCAAGAG ATTCAACTCGCACATAGCGTAGTCGTTTCGGATATGAcgaatctcgtcgacgcaatcAAATCGGCGGTGAGTAATAGTCACACGACGGCGGCCGTCGAGTACGGGAAAGCCGTGCTGAGACCTGCTCATTCCCTCGCACAAGACACGAAGACGCTTTTATCGGCGGTCCAACGAGCGTCGGAACTTGCGTAG
- the LOC136197426 gene encoding focal adhesion kinase 1-like isoform X2, whose translation MAASGGGRTHLKIYLINGSIRSIKCTDRVEMQDIVRLVVSRINADANVVAKHFAIQMIHEESGEAYWLAFNLTLGDVRQRYESAHPQDDWKYVLRIRFLPRSVHELIQKDPATFQYYYDQVKHDFMNSNVDVADADLAIQLGCLEMRRFFKHMPQVALTKKSNFDFLEREVGFNKFIPQSILEVAKSRKLKSSILSFFKQFASLDEDSCMNRYYELLSKNRRIDVDKFDCEVGTGVHIPVTIFVGNQGISYITDSSSSESHVVNFHQILEINILPLDAKRTAVYLHCDVDMEPVIITCKSAKTAYEVATLIDGYSRLYANKKSSIFKPIDPEAMPRRTSLAFSSITSTAVSSAASGAGSGSAGHVNASPPPLPVTVRPKLPLVPGGQLARQSYYLTEAGDYAEVLFSDDRPGQEYQWSVERERVVLGEKVGEGQFGDVHRGTMDGREVAVKTCKESASSEEMSKFLEEATTMEKFSHPHIIQLVGVVTEKPVFIIMEFAYLGELRSYLLSEGMKIIQPMLISYCYQISSALSYLESKKFVHRDIAARNILISTPDTVKLADFGLSRWVEENHYYKASKGKLPIKWMAPESINFRRFSSASDVWMFGVCAWEIMSRGTKPFFGVKNNDVIGKIEDGERLPLPTDCPATLYRLMNDCWSYEASNRPSFADVKRRIGALLDDSKKQNSGSEKRHDSRRLAREPSGGALKPVKPPRSGPSSRATIARTAFSPPTSLDDNLNNDDSPRQRQRSFTLGSLNPMIRTRSDGVALTMGGDPNAHRKLSSPDVPRRNRSGGGGGGGSGNHAAHYDVPSQLLAEMGSRPLRRPVSMSDTGLFQEGVAVSAGAVHGSVSSESIRSRASNSSLFSTESADGDGLTNEERRQRKREMMYVQQLKEKEEREAALRVQQEQSNEDSKWLLSQNRLSSYPISSQLAAQQAEEALASRRAAGDEIEESAAAIPSWLNRSSNSPSPTNESPLPERRTSGISGLLSNAIRATEDAEKILERSESPPKTSGSSSPPEGSDIDSIVGLSTDVIRSVVSLSADIQSATFSTFLQHAKTIGNHVRNLLEVVHQHLLTIPNEKHQEIQLAHSVVVSDMTNLVDAIKSAVSNSHTTAAVEYGKAVLRPAHSLAQDTKTLLSAVQRASELA comes from the exons ATGGCTGCATCCGGCGGCGGGCGAACGCATCTTAAAATCTATCTCATCAATGGAAGCATTCGCTCGATCAAGTGCACGGATCGCGTAGAAATGCAG GACATCGTTCGATTGGTCGTGTCGCGCATCAATGCCGACGCGAATGTCGTCGCCAAGCATTTCGCTATTCAAATGATTcacgaagaaagcggcgaagCCTACTGGCTCGCTTTTAACCTCACTctcggtgacgtcagacagCGCTACGAATCTGCGCATCCTCAGGACGACTGGAA ATACGTACTCAggattcgatttcttccgCGATCCGTTCACGAACTCATACAGAAGGATCCGGCGACGTTTCAGTACTACTACGACCAG GTGAAACACGATTTCATGaattcgaacgtcgacgttgccgaCGCCGATCTCGCAATTCAACTCGGCTGTCTTGAAATGAG GCGATTTTTCAAACACATGCCTCAAGTAGCGctgacgaaaaaatcaaatttcgACTTTTTAGA GAGAGAAGTGGGCTTCAATAAATTTATTCCACAATCAATATTAGAAGTAGCCAAA AGtcgaaaattgaaaagcagcattttgtcatttttcaAACAATTTGCTTCACTCGACGAAGACAGCTGCATGAATCGCTACTACGAACTCCTCTCCAAAAaccgacgaatcgacgtcgacaaattCGACTGCGAAGTTGGA ACTGGGGTTCACATACCTGTGACGATTTTTGTTGGGAATCAGGGAATTAGCTACATAACGGACAGCAGTTCATCT GAGTCTCACGTTGTGAATTTTCATCAAATTCTCGAAATCAATATTCTTCCTTTGGATGCGAAAAGAACGGCTGTCTATCTTCACTGTGACGTCGATATGGAG CCTGTGATTATCACGTGCAAgtcggcgaaaacggcgtACGAAGTAGCGACGCTTATCGACGGATATTCGCGTCTCTATGCCAACAAGAAGAGTTCAATATTCAAACCTATTG ACCCGGAAGCAATGCCACGACGAACAAG tctTGCCTTTTCTTCAATAACTTCCACTGCTGTGAGCAGTGCTGCGAGCGGAGCCGGAAGCGGAAGCGCTGGTCACGTGAACGCTAGTCCGCCTCCGCTGCCTGTTACCGTTCGGCCGAAATTGCCACTCGTACCCGGCGGTCAACTTGCGCGTCAATCCTATTATTTAactg AAGCAGGTGACTATGCTGAAGTTCTCTTCTCTGATGATCGGCCTGGGCAAG AATATCAATGGTCTGTTGAGAGGGAGCGCGTTGTTCTTGGCGAGAAAGTGGGCGAAGGTCAATTCGGTGACGTTCATCGCGGAACCATG GATGGCCGAGAAGTGGCGGTGAAAACGTGCAAggagtcggcgtcgtcggaaGAAATGAGCAAGTTTCTTGAAGAAGCGA CAACCATGGAAAAATTCAGTCATCCTCATATAATTCAATTGGTTGGCGTGGTGACGGAGAAACCCGTATTTATAATTATGGAATTTGCGTATCTTGGCgaa tTGAGATCCTATTTGCTCAGCGAAGGAATGAAAATTATTCAACCGATGTTGATTAGTTATTGCTATCAAATCAGCTCGGCTCTATCCTATCTCGAGAGCAAGAAATTCGTTCACag AGACATTGCGGCGAGAAATATTCTCATATCAACCCCGGATACAGTCAAATTGGCCGATTTTGGGCTCTCACGTTGGGTTGAGGAAAATCATTATTATAAGGCTTCAAAGGGGAAGTTGCCAATTAAGTGGATGGCACCGGAATCCATtaattttcgtcgattttcgtcagcTAGTGACGTGTGGATGTTTG gtgTTTGTGCTTGGGAGATTATGTCGCGCGGTACGAAGCCTTTTTTTGGCGTCAagaacaatgacgtcattgggaAGATTGAAGACGGGGAGCGGTTGCCATTGCCAACCGATTGCCCGGCGACTTTGTATCGATTGATGAACGATTGCTGGTCCTACGAAGCGTCAAATCGGCCCTCctttgctgacgtcaaaaggagGATAGG TGCTCTATTGGATGATTCTAAGAAGCAGAATAGTGGCAGTGAGAAGAGGCACGATTCTCGAAGACTAGCAA GAGAACCGTCCGGCGGCGCACTCAAACCCGTTAAA CCGCCGCGTTCCGGGCCTTCCAGCCGCGCAACGATCGCTCGCACCGCCTTCAGTCCCCCaacgtcgctcgacgacaaTTTGAACAACGACGATAGTCCGCGCCAACGCCAACGATCCTTCACATTGGGATCTCTAAATCCGATGATTCGAACGCGTTCGGACGGCGTCGCTCTCACGATGGGCGGCGATCCGAACGCACATCGAAAATTGTCGAGTCCCGACGTGCCGAGACGTAATcgcagcggcggcgggggcgggggcggaaGCGGGAATCACGCCGCTCACTACGACGTTCCCAGTCAACTTCTCGCCGAAATGGGATCGAGGCCACTTCGTCGACCCGTTTCTATGTCCGATACG GGTCTTTTTCAAGAGGGCGTGGCTGTTTCTGCTGGTGCCGTTCATGGAAGCGTTTCGTCCGAGTCCATACGAAGTCGCGCTTCGAATAGTTCGCTTTTTTCTACGGAATcggccgacggcgacggtctaacgaacgaagaacgtcgtcagAGAAAACGCGAAATGATG tacGTTCAGCagctgaaagaaaaggaggagcGCGAAGCGGCGTTGCGCGTGCAACAGGAGCAATCGAACGAGGACAGCAAGTGGCTTCTCTCGCAGAATCGACTCTCAAGTTACCCCATATCGTCTCAACTCGCCGCACAGCAAGCTGAAGAAGCGCTAGCCAGCCGTCGAGCCGCCGGCGATGAG ATCGAAgagtcggcggcggcgattcccTCGTGGCTcaatcgatcgtcgaattcgccttcgccgacgaatgAGAGTCCCCTTCCCGAACGACGTACCAGCGGCATAAGCGGTCTCCTTAGCAACGCCATTAGGGCGACcgaagacgccgaaaaaattctcgaaCGTTCCGAATCGCCACCGAAAACC TCCGGATCGTCGAGTCCTCCTGAGGGCTCCGATATCGATTCTATCGTCGGCTTATCGACCGATGTGATACGATCTGTCGTTAGTCTAAGCGCCGATATACaatcggcgacgttttcgaccTTTTTGCAGCACGCAAAA ACGATTGGCAATCACGTGAGAAATCTTCTCGAAGTCGTGCACCAGCATTTGCTAACGATTCCTAATGAGAAACACCAAGAG ATTCAACTCGCACATAGCGTAGTCGTTTCGGATATGAcgaatctcgtcgacgcaatcAAATCGGCGGTGAGTAATAGTCACACGACGGCGGCCGTCGAGTACGGGAAAGCCGTGCTGAGACCTGCTCATTCCCTCGCACAAGACACGAAGACGCTTTTATCGGCGGTCCAACGAGCGTCGGAACTTGCGTAG
- the LOC136197426 gene encoding focal adhesion kinase 1-like isoform X3 gives MAASGGGRTHLKIYLINGSIRSIKCTDRVEMQDIVRLVVSRINADANVVAKHFAIQMIHEESGEAYWLAFNLTLGDVRQRYESAHPQDDWKYVLRIRFLPRSVHELIQKDPATFQYYYDQVKHDFMNSNVDVADADLAIQLGCLEMRRFFKHMPQVALTKKSNFDFLEREVGFNKFIPQSILEVAKSRKLKSSILSFFKQFASLDEDSCMNRYYELLSKNRRIDVDKFDCEVGTGVHIPVTIFVGNQGISYITDSSSSESHVVNFHQILEINILPLDAKRTAVYLHCDVDMEPVIITCKSAKTAYEVATLIDGYSRLYANKKSSIFKPIDPEAMPRRTSLAFSSITSTAVSSAASGAGSGSAGHVNASPPPLPVTVRPKLPLVPGGQLARQSYYLTEAGDYAEVLFSDDRPGQEYQWSVERERVVLGEKVGEGQFGDVHRGTMDGREVAVKTCKESASSEEMSKFLEEATTMEKFSHPHIIQLVGVVTEKPVFIIMEFAYLGELRSYLLSEGMKIIQPMLISYCYQISSALSYLESKKFVHRDIAARNILISTPDTVKLADFGLSRWVEENHYYKASKGKLPIKWMAPESINFRRFSSASDVWMFGVCAWEIMSRGTKPFFGVKNNDVIGKIEDGERLPLPTDCPATLYRLMNDCWSYEASNRPSFADVKRRIGALLDDSKKQNSGSEKRHDSRRLAREPSGGALKPVKPPRSGPSSRATIARTAFSPPTSLDDNLNNDDSPRQRQRSFTLGSLNPMIRTRSDGVALTMGGDPNAHRKLSSPDVPRRNRSGGGGGGGSGNHAAHYDVPSQLLAEMGSRPLRRPVSMSDTGLFQEGVAVSAGAVHGSVSSESIRSRASNSSLFSTESADGDGLTNEERRQRKREMMYVQQLKEKEEREAALRVQQEQSNEDSKWLLSQNRLSSYPISSQLAAQQAEEALASRRAAGDESGSSSPPEGSDIDSIVGLSTDVIRSVVSLSADIQSATFSTFLQHAKTIGNHVRNLLEVVHQHLLTIPNEKHQEIQLAHSVVVSDMTNLVDAIKSAVSNSHTTAAVEYGKAVLRPAHSLAQDTKTLLSAVQRASELA, from the exons ATGGCTGCATCCGGCGGCGGGCGAACGCATCTTAAAATCTATCTCATCAATGGAAGCATTCGCTCGATCAAGTGCACGGATCGCGTAGAAATGCAG GACATCGTTCGATTGGTCGTGTCGCGCATCAATGCCGACGCGAATGTCGTCGCCAAGCATTTCGCTATTCAAATGATTcacgaagaaagcggcgaagCCTACTGGCTCGCTTTTAACCTCACTctcggtgacgtcagacagCGCTACGAATCTGCGCATCCTCAGGACGACTGGAA ATACGTACTCAggattcgatttcttccgCGATCCGTTCACGAACTCATACAGAAGGATCCGGCGACGTTTCAGTACTACTACGACCAG GTGAAACACGATTTCATGaattcgaacgtcgacgttgccgaCGCCGATCTCGCAATTCAACTCGGCTGTCTTGAAATGAG GCGATTTTTCAAACACATGCCTCAAGTAGCGctgacgaaaaaatcaaatttcgACTTTTTAGA GAGAGAAGTGGGCTTCAATAAATTTATTCCACAATCAATATTAGAAGTAGCCAAA AGtcgaaaattgaaaagcagcattttgtcatttttcaAACAATTTGCTTCACTCGACGAAGACAGCTGCATGAATCGCTACTACGAACTCCTCTCCAAAAaccgacgaatcgacgtcgacaaattCGACTGCGAAGTTGGA ACTGGGGTTCACATACCTGTGACGATTTTTGTTGGGAATCAGGGAATTAGCTACATAACGGACAGCAGTTCATCT GAGTCTCACGTTGTGAATTTTCATCAAATTCTCGAAATCAATATTCTTCCTTTGGATGCGAAAAGAACGGCTGTCTATCTTCACTGTGACGTCGATATGGAG CCTGTGATTATCACGTGCAAgtcggcgaaaacggcgtACGAAGTAGCGACGCTTATCGACGGATATTCGCGTCTCTATGCCAACAAGAAGAGTTCAATATTCAAACCTATTG ACCCGGAAGCAATGCCACGACGAACAAG tctTGCCTTTTCTTCAATAACTTCCACTGCTGTGAGCAGTGCTGCGAGCGGAGCCGGAAGCGGAAGCGCTGGTCACGTGAACGCTAGTCCGCCTCCGCTGCCTGTTACCGTTCGGCCGAAATTGCCACTCGTACCCGGCGGTCAACTTGCGCGTCAATCCTATTATTTAactg AAGCAGGTGACTATGCTGAAGTTCTCTTCTCTGATGATCGGCCTGGGCAAG AATATCAATGGTCTGTTGAGAGGGAGCGCGTTGTTCTTGGCGAGAAAGTGGGCGAAGGTCAATTCGGTGACGTTCATCGCGGAACCATG GATGGCCGAGAAGTGGCGGTGAAAACGTGCAAggagtcggcgtcgtcggaaGAAATGAGCAAGTTTCTTGAAGAAGCGA CAACCATGGAAAAATTCAGTCATCCTCATATAATTCAATTGGTTGGCGTGGTGACGGAGAAACCCGTATTTATAATTATGGAATTTGCGTATCTTGGCgaa tTGAGATCCTATTTGCTCAGCGAAGGAATGAAAATTATTCAACCGATGTTGATTAGTTATTGCTATCAAATCAGCTCGGCTCTATCCTATCTCGAGAGCAAGAAATTCGTTCACag AGACATTGCGGCGAGAAATATTCTCATATCAACCCCGGATACAGTCAAATTGGCCGATTTTGGGCTCTCACGTTGGGTTGAGGAAAATCATTATTATAAGGCTTCAAAGGGGAAGTTGCCAATTAAGTGGATGGCACCGGAATCCATtaattttcgtcgattttcgtcagcTAGTGACGTGTGGATGTTTG gtgTTTGTGCTTGGGAGATTATGTCGCGCGGTACGAAGCCTTTTTTTGGCGTCAagaacaatgacgtcattgggaAGATTGAAGACGGGGAGCGGTTGCCATTGCCAACCGATTGCCCGGCGACTTTGTATCGATTGATGAACGATTGCTGGTCCTACGAAGCGTCAAATCGGCCCTCctttgctgacgtcaaaaggagGATAGG TGCTCTATTGGATGATTCTAAGAAGCAGAATAGTGGCAGTGAGAAGAGGCACGATTCTCGAAGACTAGCAA GAGAACCGTCCGGCGGCGCACTCAAACCCGTTAAA CCGCCGCGTTCCGGGCCTTCCAGCCGCGCAACGATCGCTCGCACCGCCTTCAGTCCCCCaacgtcgctcgacgacaaTTTGAACAACGACGATAGTCCGCGCCAACGCCAACGATCCTTCACATTGGGATCTCTAAATCCGATGATTCGAACGCGTTCGGACGGCGTCGCTCTCACGATGGGCGGCGATCCGAACGCACATCGAAAATTGTCGAGTCCCGACGTGCCGAGACGTAATcgcagcggcggcgggggcgggggcggaaGCGGGAATCACGCCGCTCACTACGACGTTCCCAGTCAACTTCTCGCCGAAATGGGATCGAGGCCACTTCGTCGACCCGTTTCTATGTCCGATACG GGTCTTTTTCAAGAGGGCGTGGCTGTTTCTGCTGGTGCCGTTCATGGAAGCGTTTCGTCCGAGTCCATACGAAGTCGCGCTTCGAATAGTTCGCTTTTTTCTACGGAATcggccgacggcgacggtctaacgaacgaagaacgtcgtcagAGAAAACGCGAAATGATG tacGTTCAGCagctgaaagaaaaggaggagcGCGAAGCGGCGTTGCGCGTGCAACAGGAGCAATCGAACGAGGACAGCAAGTGGCTTCTCTCGCAGAATCGACTCTCAAGTTACCCCATATCGTCTCAACTCGCCGCACAGCAAGCTGAAGAAGCGCTAGCCAGCCGTCGAGCCGCCGGCGATGAG TCCGGATCGTCGAGTCCTCCTGAGGGCTCCGATATCGATTCTATCGTCGGCTTATCGACCGATGTGATACGATCTGTCGTTAGTCTAAGCGCCGATATACaatcggcgacgttttcgaccTTTTTGCAGCACGCAAAA ACGATTGGCAATCACGTGAGAAATCTTCTCGAAGTCGTGCACCAGCATTTGCTAACGATTCCTAATGAGAAACACCAAGAG ATTCAACTCGCACATAGCGTAGTCGTTTCGGATATGAcgaatctcgtcgacgcaatcAAATCGGCGGTGAGTAATAGTCACACGACGGCGGCCGTCGAGTACGGGAAAGCCGTGCTGAGACCTGCTCATTCCCTCGCACAAGACACGAAGACGCTTTTATCGGCGGTCCAACGAGCGTCGGAACTTGCGTAG